A single window of Solanum dulcamara chromosome 5, daSolDulc1.2, whole genome shotgun sequence DNA harbors:
- the LOC129889307 gene encoding probable transcriptional regulatory protein At2g25830 isoform X2, whose translation MVYSSSSIRAFGSFLCRFSNGVYLKPHHSCTLKSGFLMSGKILSSSWYPSSDKWVLPLDLQSSNSMRKIWTFSPLCMGRRSCKIAGRKTAQDLKKAKLYSKIGKEIVSAVKKGGPSPISNTALAALIEKVKELDIPKDIVDRNVKRASEKGQEAFIEKIYEVYGYGGVGIILEVLTDKVNRSVAAVREVVKDNGGKMADPGSIMFKFRRARVANVKVTDVGRDQLLTIALDAGAEDIIEPSMDEYDTEADSSERVYKVVSSAENYPVILSKLQEEGIKFKPDNGSELLPTTPIEVDDEAMELNKELMSKLLELDDVDAVYTDQKY comes from the exons ATGGTGTATTCATCTTCTTCAATTCGAGCTTTTGGTTCATTCCTCTGCAGATTCTCAAATGGGGTTTATCTTAAACCCCACCATTCTTGCACTCTCAAAA GTGGTTTTTTGATGAGTGGGAAAATTTTGTCTTCTTCATGGTATCCGTCTTCTGATAAATGGGTCTTGCCTTTGGATCTTCAATCTAGCAATTCAATGAGAAAGATTTGGACTTTCTCTCCTCTCTGTATGGGCAGGCGCTCCTGCAAAATTGCTGGTAGAAAG ACTGCTCAGGATCTTAAGAAGGCAAAGCTGTACTCAAAAATCGGGAAGGAAATTGTTTCTGC GGTTAAGAAAGGTGGTCCCAGTCCAATATCTAATACGGCTCTCGCTGCTCTGATCGAGAAAGTTAAGGAACTTGATATACCCAAAGACATTGTTGACCGCAATGTTAAGAGAGCTTCAGAAAAGGGACAGGAAGCTTTTATCGAGAAGATCTATGAG GTGTATGGTTATGGTGGAGTTGGTATCATCCTTGAGGTCTTAACAGATAAAGTAAACAGGTCAGTGGCAGCAGTTCGAGAGGTGGTGAAGGATAATGGTGGAAAGATGGCAGATCCAGGATCCATTATGTTCAAGTTCCGACGTGCTCGGGTTGCTAATGTAAAAGTCACCGATGTCGGCCGGGACCAGCTCTTAACAATTGCTTTAGATGCTGGTGCTGAAGATATCATTGAACCTTCAATGGATGAATATGATACCGAAGCAGATTCATCTGAGAG GGTTTACAAAGTCGTGTCTTCAGCGGAGAACTATCCAGTAATATTATCAAAGCTACAAGAGGAAGGAATTAAATTTAAACCTGACAATGGATCTGAGCTACTTCCTACAACTCCAATTGAG GTAGATGATGAGGCTATGGAGTTGAACAAAGAACTAATGTCCAAATTACTTGAACTTGATGATGTTGATGCTGTGTATACAGATCAAAAGTATTAG
- the LOC129889307 gene encoding probable transcriptional regulatory protein At2g25830 isoform X1, with translation MVYSSSSIRAFGSFLCRFSNGVYLKPHHSCTLKSGFLMSGKILSSSWYPSSDKWVLPLDLQSSNSMRKIWTFSPLCMGRRSCKIAGRKTAQDLKKAKLYSKIGKEIVSAVKKGGPSPISNTALAALIEKVKELDIPKDIVDRNVKRASEKGQEAFIEKIYEVYGYGGVGIILEVLTDKVNRSVAAVREVVKDNGGKMADPGSIMFKFRRARVANVKVTDVGRDQLLTIALDAGAEDIIEPSMDEYDTEADSSESRVYKVVSSAENYPVILSKLQEEGIKFKPDNGSELLPTTPIEVDDEAMELNKELMSKLLELDDVDAVYTDQKY, from the exons ATGGTGTATTCATCTTCTTCAATTCGAGCTTTTGGTTCATTCCTCTGCAGATTCTCAAATGGGGTTTATCTTAAACCCCACCATTCTTGCACTCTCAAAA GTGGTTTTTTGATGAGTGGGAAAATTTTGTCTTCTTCATGGTATCCGTCTTCTGATAAATGGGTCTTGCCTTTGGATCTTCAATCTAGCAATTCAATGAGAAAGATTTGGACTTTCTCTCCTCTCTGTATGGGCAGGCGCTCCTGCAAAATTGCTGGTAGAAAG ACTGCTCAGGATCTTAAGAAGGCAAAGCTGTACTCAAAAATCGGGAAGGAAATTGTTTCTGC GGTTAAGAAAGGTGGTCCCAGTCCAATATCTAATACGGCTCTCGCTGCTCTGATCGAGAAAGTTAAGGAACTTGATATACCCAAAGACATTGTTGACCGCAATGTTAAGAGAGCTTCAGAAAAGGGACAGGAAGCTTTTATCGAGAAGATCTATGAG GTGTATGGTTATGGTGGAGTTGGTATCATCCTTGAGGTCTTAACAGATAAAGTAAACAGGTCAGTGGCAGCAGTTCGAGAGGTGGTGAAGGATAATGGTGGAAAGATGGCAGATCCAGGATCCATTATGTTCAAGTTCCGACGTGCTCGGGTTGCTAATGTAAAAGTCACCGATGTCGGCCGGGACCAGCTCTTAACAATTGCTTTAGATGCTGGTGCTGAAGATATCATTGAACCTTCAATGGATGAATATGATACCGAAGCAGATTCATCTGAGAG TAGGGTTTACAAAGTCGTGTCTTCAGCGGAGAACTATCCAGTAATATTATCAAAGCTACAAGAGGAAGGAATTAAATTTAAACCTGACAATGGATCTGAGCTACTTCCTACAACTCCAATTGAG GTAGATGATGAGGCTATGGAGTTGAACAAAGAACTAATGTCCAAATTACTTGAACTTGATGATGTTGATGCTGTGTATACAGATCAAAAGTATTAG
- the LOC129888360 gene encoding carotenoid cleavage dioxygenase 8 homolog B, chloroplastic, giving the protein MASFASSATKVYCNKILPDMFDHGKYEPYFGSKVKNNDKNKKNLDLKLVTKVASQLPVIVPPPDQQMINKEKKLAAWTSVRQERWEGELVVEGELPLWLNGTYLRNGPGQWHIGNYNFRHLFDGYATLVRLHFEDGRLIMGHRQIESDAYKAAKSSNKICYREFSEVPKPDNFLSYIGDMAKLLSGASLTDNANTGVVKLGDGRVVCLTETIKGSIVIDPNTLDTIGKFEYSDSLGGLIHSAHPVVTDSEFITLIPDLINPGYLVVRMKAGTNERKYIGRVNCRGGPAPGWVHSFPVTENYVIVPEMSLRYCAQNLLKAEPTPLYKFEWHPDSKAFMHVMCKASGNIVASVEVPLYVTFHFINGYEEKDEDGRVTAVIADCCEHSADTTILDKLRLENLRSFNGKDVLPDARVGRFRIPLDGNPYGELEAALDPNEHGKGMDMCSMNPAYLGKKYRYAYACGAKRPCNFPNTLTKIDLFDKKAKNWHDEGAVPSEPFFVARPGATEEDDGVVISMISDKNGEGYALILDGSTFEEIARAKFPYGLPYGLHGCWVPKK; this is encoded by the exons ATGGCTTCTTTTGCTTCTTCAGCAACCAAAGTTTACTGTAACAAGATCCTTCCTGACATGTTTGATCATGGCAAATATGAACCTTATTTTGGATCAAAAGTGAAAAACAAtgacaaaaacaagaaaaatttggacttgaaattAGTTACAAAGGTTGCTAGCCAATTGCCCGTAATAGTTCCACCACCAGATCAACAAATGATTAATAAGGAGAAGAAGCTCGCTGCATGGACTAGTGTACGCCAAGAAAGATGGGAAGGAGAACTCGTCGTTGAAGGCGAGTTACCATTGTGGCTG AATGGCACGTACCTGAGAAATGGTCCAGGACAATGGCACATAGGTAACTACAATTTCCGGCATCTTTTCGATGGCTACGCCACCTTAGTCCGTCTTCATTTTGAAGACGGACGATTAATAATGGGTCACCGACAAATCGAATCGGACGCATATAAAGCAGCAAAAAGCAGTAACAAAATATGTTACCGCGAATTTTCAGAAGTACCTAAGCCAGATAATTTCTTATCCTACATAGGTGACATGGCCAAATTACTCTCCGGTGCATCCCTAACCGATAACGCGAATACCGGAGTCGTTAAGCTCGGGGACGGACGAGTAGTTTGTCTTACCGAGACCATAAAAGGTTCGATTGTAATTGATCCGAATACGCTCGATACAATTGGGAAATTTGAATATAGTGACTCGTTAGGCGGATTAATTCATTCAGCTCATCCAGTTGTTACGGATAGTGAGTTTATAACGTTGATTCCGGATTTAATTAACCCGGGATATTTGGTGGTGAGAATGAAGGCAGGGACAAATGAGAGGAAATATATAGGTAGAGTGAATTGTAGAGGAGGACCAGCACCAGGATGGGTTCATTCATTCCCAGTGACGGAAAATTATGTTATTGTACCGGAGATGTCACTAAGGTATTGTGCACAAAATTTATTAAAGGCTGAGCCTACACCACTCTACAAGTTTGAGTGGCATCCTGATTCCAAAgccttcatgcatgttatgtgTAAAGCCAGTGGCAATATT gTGGCAAGTGTCGAAGTGCCATTATACGTGACATTCCACTTCATCAATGGGTACgaggaaaaagatgaagatggaAGAGTTACTGCTGTTATTGCAGACTGCTGTGAACATAGCGCCGACACCACCATCCTTGACAAGCTCCGCCTTGAGAATCTTCGCTCATTCAACGGCAAGGATGTCTTACCCGATGCAAG GGTTGGGAGATTCAGAATACCATTAGATGGGAATCCATATGGAGAATTAGAAGCAGCATTGGACCCAAATGAACATGGAAAAGGCATGGATATGTGCAGTATGAATCCTGCTTATTTAGGCAAGAAATATAGATATGCTTATGCTTGTGGTGCTAAGAGGCCTTGTAATTTCCCCAACACCCTCACTAAG ATTGATTTGTTTGATAAGAAGGCAAAAAATTGGCATGATGAAGGTGCTGTACCTTCTGAACCATTCTTTGTGGCTCGACCGGGCGCAACCGAGGAAGATGATG GAGTTGTAATCTCAATGATCAGTGATAAGAATGGAGAAGGATATGCTCTAATACTGGATGGATCAACATTTGAAGAAATTGCAAGAGCAAAATTTCCTTATGGTCTCCCCTATGGGCTGCATGGTTGTTGGGTTCCAAAGAAATAG